One genomic segment of Drosophila melanogaster chromosome 3L includes these proteins:
- the CG14569 gene encoding uncharacterized protein, whose amino-acid sequence MFKPTGAPIAILVLSLLALSSAEPIRRRFLARQVEAIPSPSPTGYPEAGITPSVPFDLPSSTVKPENTYLPPDNTYGPPDNTYGPPDNTYGPPETDSVPAIAPEAEPLPENPIETDDIPETEEASVDGAKLQPADEDAEEDEPQLDVAEDGTVIVVASSLDQPQSVQSARLYQRFPQGRRSQRPVPQRLILRRSW is encoded by the coding sequence ATGTTTAAACCGACTGGCGCACCAATTGCTATTCTTGTCCTGAGCCTGTTGGCGCTGAGCTCCGCGGAGCCGATCCGCCGGAGGTTCTTGGCGCGCCAAGTGGAGGCTATACCCAGTCCTTCGCCCACCGGATATCCGGAGGCGGGCATCACCCCGAGTGTTCCCTTCGATTTACCCAGTTCGACTGTCAAGCCGGAGAACACTTATCTGCCGCCTGATAACACCTATGGACCTCCGGACAACACATACGGGCCACCAGATAACACTTATGGACCTCCAGAGACCGACTCCGTGCCGGCTATTGCTCCCGAGGCTGAGCCGCTACCAGAGAATCCCATCGAGACTGATGATATTCCAGAGACTGAGGAAGCATCGGTTGACGGTGCCAAGCTGCAGCCCGCTGATGAGGACGCCGAGGAGGATGAACCGCAGCTGGATGTTGCTGAGGATGGCACTGTGATCGTTGTAGCTAGCAGTCTTGACCAGCCACAGTCCGTCCAGTCCGCCCGACTCTACCAGCGATTTCCGCAAGGACGGCGTTCCCAGAGGCCCGTTCCTCAGCGTCTAATCCTGCGTCGCAGTTGGTAG
- the CG14568 gene encoding uncharacterized protein, producing MAHKFICSLLLIAAMAAVSVAEPTRFRGRFSRLQFARQEQAPGDQAVPADPAVDIAPTPASAPYPPAGVTPEVPFDLPTETEAQPDLTYGPPDEPDNTYGPPDNTYGPPAEPENTYGPPADGPVDQAPAADPVPAGLIQPRNERLLSRRPTPEKLRSAQIIRSGSVLVYTI from the coding sequence ATGGCCCACAAGTTCATCTGCTCCCTGCTCCTGATCGCAGCCATGGCTGCCGTTTCTGTTGCAGAGCCTACCAGATTCCGGGGACGATTTTCCCGCCTGCAGTTTGCCCGTCAGGAGCAGGCTCCAGGGGATCAGGCAGTTCCGGCCGACCCCGCCGTGGATATTGCACCTACGCCGGCCTCAGCCCCTTATCCGCCAGCAGGAGTGACACCGGAGGTGCCCTTCGACCTGCCCACGGAGACTGAAGCGCAACCTGATCTTACCTACGGACCCCCAGATGAGCCCGACAACACCTACGGCCCTCCCGATAACACTTACGGACCACCTGCTGAGCCGGAAAACACCTATGGACCGCCGGCTGATGGCCCAGTGGACCAGGCCCCTGCTGCCGATCCCGTGCCCGCCGGCTTGATCCAGCCTCGTAACGAACGCCTCCTCAGTCGTCGTCCGACCCCAGAGAAGCTTCGATCCGCTCAGATTATCCGCTCTGGATCAGTTCTGGTGTACACCATCTGA
- the CG14573 gene encoding uncharacterized protein, translating to MARYQFFSSLLLLLAAISAVNCAAQAPLRRTLRLRPVAFARQELAPTPYPSAAELKPAAEQPALTYGPPEDVDTDALPSEQDPPVDTFEPSPENEEVDTEESSLEATTPSSAPARLRSRHRLGKLQLAKPKLLRQRTARLEELPVDAAVAPVASLVPVAQAPALATPQFYYVGAQQPYYLAAYSAAPQQLGW from the coding sequence ATGGCACGTTACCAGTTTTTCAGTtcgctcctcctcctgctggcGGCCATCAGCGCGGTGAATTGTGCGGCACAGGCACCACTTCGGCGGACTCTGCGCCTGCGTCCGGTGGCGTTCGCCCGGCAGGAGCTGGCTCCCACCCCCTACCCCTCGGCTGCTGAGCTTAAACCCGCCGCCGAACAGCCCGCGCTGACCTACGGACCTCCCGAGGATGTGGATACAGATGCCTTGCCTTCGGAACAGGATCCACCAGTGGACACCTTCGAGCCTAGCCCAGAGAACGAGGAGGTGGACACCGAGGAGAGCTCACTTGAGGCCACCACACCATCCTCTGCTCCGGCCCGCCTGCGCAGCCGCCATAGATTGGGCAAGTTGCAGCTGGCTAAGCCAAAGCTGCTCCGCCAACGCACAGCTCGCCTGGAGGAGCTGCCCGTGGATGCGGCTGTGGCTCCAGTGGCTTCGCTGGTTCCAGTAGCTCAGGCTCCAGCACTGGCCACGCCCCAGTTTTACTATGTGGGTGCCCAGCAGCCGTATTACCTGGCAGCCTACAGCGCTGCTCCCCAGCAACTAGGCTGGTAG
- the CG14567 gene encoding uncharacterized protein — MFAVAIIAMTLLENIRAQRPSFAGLRPPGGLSQKDKYHATQNTAVENITGVDIATRFGEPSSSQRPALVNLPFGASQKPPIGVPLVLPISGSAAEAAPTVANRFGAEDSPQFTTQPTSSTAGRPATSVAPVFNQLPIDAHGDREWVNHLSQLPVEQQPFWFINYQAIEAHRNSSRPNVGGLETRASFFRG, encoded by the coding sequence ATGTTTGCCGTGGCCATCATTGCCATGACTTTGTTGGAAAATATTCGAGCCCAACGGCCCTCCTTTGCGGGATTGAGGCCACCAGGTGGACTAAGTCAGAAGGACAAGTACCACGCAACTCAAAACACAGCCGTCGAGAATATCACCGGAGTGGACATAGCTACGAGATTTGGAGAGCCATCCAGTTCGCAGAGGCCAGCTCTAGTCAATCTACCGTTTGGAGCCTCCCAGAAGCCGCCGATTGGAGTTCCCCTAGTACTGCCAATAAGTGGGTCTGCTGCGGAGGCGGCTCCCACAGTGGCCAACCGATTTGGAGCAGAGGACAGTCCACAGTTCACAACGCAGCCCACCAGTTCCACAGCCGGAAGACCCGCAACATCAGTGGCCCCCGTTTTCAACCAGCTGCCCATCGATGCCCATGGTGACCGCGAGTGGGTCAACCACTTGAGTCAGCTGCCCGTGGAGCAGCAGCCCTTCTGGTTCATTAATTACCAGGCCATTGAGGCCCATCGGAATAGCTCGAGACCGAATGTGGGTGGCCTGGAGACGCGGGCATCTTTCTTCCGCGGTTAA